In Quercus robur chromosome 11, dhQueRobu3.1, whole genome shotgun sequence, the following proteins share a genomic window:
- the LOC126706935 gene encoding organ-specific protein S2, translating to MKSILVLAILFLFSLLLFVNPNDARKDTGDYWKSIMKDQPIPEAIKELFHQDPPYLFDATKKDHFVLDFDARPNAIIYHAKEEKPDVKDFAPNYHGSELKEE from the exons ATGAAATCTATCTTAGTCTTAGCtatcctctttctcttttctcttctcttg TTTGTCAACCCCAACGATGCTAGAAAAGACACAGGAGACTACTGGAAAAGCATAATGAAAGACCAACCTATCCCGGAGGCAATCAAAGAACTTTTTCATCAAGATCCACCATATCTCTTTGATGCAACAAAGAAGGACCATTTTGTTCTGGATTTTGACGCTAGGCCTAATGCTATTATATATCATGCCAAAGAAGAGAAGCCTGATGTCAAGGACTTTGCACCAAATTACCATGGTTCGGAGCTGAAAGAAGAGTAG